The region GGGCCCAAACCTGGTGGGCCTGAAGGCTGAGAAGGGGAACAGCCTTGTGCAGGACTGGATCTCCCGGCAGTCACAGGATGACCTGgacagcctggggctggggctccatGGCGGCATCCCCAATGGCTACCTGGTTCTGGACTTCAACGTCCGAGGTGGGCTGGGGTGGCCGGGCGGGTGGGGTCAgggcagagtgagggggagagtgtgagTCTTCCCTTCTCCGCACAGAGGCCCTCTCGGGAGGCCCCCACCTTCTCGGACCAGGACCTGTGCTCATTGTGACCTCAAATCTGCTCCTGGCCTTCATCCTGAGCTGAGCCCGTTGCTCTGGAGGCCCTGCTGTGGAGGCCCTGCCTGGCTGGGAGCAGGCCTGGGTGGTCCCTGTCCGACCTGAGGGCACCGAAGCACAATAAAAGAAGACCCATACCCCCCTCGCAGTGGTGCCCCCTAGTGTTTTGAGGACTGGGTGGGAGGGCCCCGGGTGGGAGGGCCCCTGACGGCTGTGACCCCATAAAGCATGGTTCCCTGGGTTGCAGCCCCCTCCTGTTTGCACCTGGAAAGAGGAGGGACTCCAGGCAGGAGGGCTCTTGGGACTTTCCTGCTGCTGTTTCCCCTGAGGCCAGGCCAACACTCAGTGTGGATTCTAGTGACACTGTCACCCCAGGGGACTCCCTGGAAGTCCTGACCCCAGCTAAGAGGGTCTCTGTGCCTTCCTTAGGCCCAGAGCAAAGGAACACAGGCAGGAAGATCCCCTCATCCTTTATTCAAATCCATCAGCAAAATCAGCCCCTTTGCCAACCCCCGTTCTTCATCTGGAAGAGGCCAGAGGGCAGGGCAGCGTCTCCCTCACTGGCTGGGGAAGTGACCCCGGGCTCAGGTCCTCAGTCTGGCTCCAGGTCCTGGGAGCTGGGTGTGGGCAGGGACCGGCCCTGTAGGCCCCTAGGACATGGGGCGTGGCCAGGTCCCCTGGGCCTGGTGCCTGTGTCTTGGCCTGAGTAGTTGTCCAGCTCCACTTAATAGCCCCAGTTTTCCTGCATGTGGTGCTGGGGCAGCACTGCCTTCAGAAGCTATGGTGCAGATGCCCCATGAGTGGTCCCAGCTAGGCTCCAGGGTGCCCCaatacagcagccacaggaggcCTGAGGGCAGGGCTATGGCAAGTAGCAGGTACCCAAGGTGGGCTGGAGGGCTGCCTGTAGGTGGAACAAGGAGGGAGCACCCTTCAGTCTTGCTGGGTGCCCCCCGTTCCCACTCAAGGCTGTCCCACAGCCTCCGAGGCCTGGGCAGCCCCTGCCCTAGGCTGGAGGCTCACACCATCCCTGTGGGTGGGAAGAGCAATGAAGACCCCCATGCACAGCCACTCTTTTGGGCAAAGACAGGGACCTCATAGCTTCCCTACCCTCCACCTTCTGCAGCTCATTGGGTTTGGGGGAGACAATTGTGTCCTTCACTAACACGGCAGGTGATGCAGGGGAAAGCCAGTGTCACCCAGATGTCATCCGAGGAGGCAGATGGAAAGATTTGGCCAGCAGAGAATGAGACTGAGTGAAGATGAGAAGCTAGTAGCAGTCAGGGGTCTGCAGAGGGCCCAGGGCACAGAGGGCAAAGGGGGGATGTCCTGCTGAGGGGGAGGGTGGGTGCGGTTGTACCTGAGCTGGGGGCATCACTCCCAGGCTGGTCTGAGGTGGGAGCTAGCTGGGGCATCCAGGGTGTGGTGCTGGGGGTCCCAGTGGTTGAGTGGGCTGGGCCAGTGGGGCCAGTAGGGTCCgtgtccaggcccagctcacccagGGCTGACTGGTTGAGGCTGCGGAGCCAGGAGCTGATGGTCGGGTGGCTGCGAGCCTTCTGCAGGTCCCCTACATTCTGGCCTAGCAGTGTGGTCACGTTGCCCACACTCAGGCTCTGCAAGGGAACCAGGGGGCCATAGAAGGAGGGACATGGGTCAATGTTTAACCAATCCAGGGGTGAGACCTGGCAGAACCAGCCTGGAGAAGTGACCTGGGGCCCACACTATCTGTACACCTCCAATTTGGGGATATTGGGGCCTGCAGACATGACCTAGGGCTCCCCAGCTCGGCCAGCCCTGCCCCACACCTGATGGGCAGCCCCTGGGCTCACCTGAAGCACACGGGGGTTCAGGTTGGTAAAGGTGTCAATGTCCATGGAGACGTTAGCCTGGGCTAGGTGCCGCAGCTCCTCCACCGGGGCACCACCTGGGGGTAGGGCAGTGGTGAGGGCtctggaggagggcagggctcCAGAGGAGGGGTGTCGCACACAGGGCGGGGTCTCACCGAGGTAGGGGCGCATGAGGCGGTAGTAGGCAGCCGCTGTCCTGGTACTGCTGAAGGCCTCTCGGGCCTTGGCGTAGAGCACGTTCTTCCGGCTCTGAGGGCAGGAGGAGATATCCAGGGTGCCGGCCAgcctgggggagggtgtggggctgAGGGCAGGCCAGCAGCCCCTCATCCTCTGGACATGGGGCCTGGCCCTCTCTCCCTGAGCCACAGCTTTCCTCTTTACCTTGGCATTGGGCTGACTAGtgtgtcccccaaattcacatccacccaaaacctcagaatgtgaccttatttggaaatagggtctttccTATGTGCAGATATAATCaaattgagatgaggtcatgctgATTTCGGGTGAGCCCTAAATCTAACCACTGGTCATaagaagaaatttggacacagacatggggaagatggttatGTGATGATGGGGGTAGAGATGGGGGTGATGcagcaccagaagctggaagaggtagGAAGAACCATCTCCTACAGGTTTCAGAAAGAGGTGGGCCTGCGACACCataatttcagacttctggcctccagactgtgaAAGGATACATCTCTGCTGTTTGTAGCCACTCCCCTTGTTATGGTGGCCATAAGAAATGAGCATACCCTCTGatggcctggcctgggccccagcctgagcctcagtgtcccccaACCTTCCTTGGCTAAAGAGTGGAGTTGGCTCAGAGCTGTGGAGGGTGAGTTGCTGGGTGGGCTCACCGGAACTCTGAGGGCTGGATGGCCTGGATCTGCCGGGGGCTCATCCAGCAGAGGCGGGAGCCCCCGATGGCCACAAGCAGGGCGCCAGTGACAGTGCCGTTATGGTCCAGGAACTTCTGCAGGATGGCCTGTGGGTAGGGTTGGGGTCAGCAAGGCTGGAGTCAGTGGAGCCTTCTACAGCCCCCACTGCCCTCACCTCCGTCTGGTTCTCCAGGGCCCCATCTGGGGCCAGCAGGGCCACAACTGTGTCCCTGGATGTGATGTGCCACCGGCCGATCTCACCATGGGAGTAGAGGTAGACCAGCGAGGGGATGAGCTGCAGCTGCTCCTCAGGGATGCCGCCCGGGTAGACCTGCAACGAGTGGTGGGCGGGGGTCAGGCCACACCGCTGGCCCCCAACTCACCTCCCACTACTGGTCCCCAGCGCACCTGAGCCAACTTGGTCTTGACGACTTGCTGGCACTCGGCAGGCAGCGGGTGCTGCAGCAGGGGGTCCAGGTTGGCCCTGAGCACGCGGTTGCCCAGGCAGGACTCGAGCTGTGAGCAGTCGTAGCGCACCAGGAAGAGGTTGTCCTGCAGCGTGGCTGCAGTGATGTCGCCACGGATGCAGGTTCTCCCTGTGGCTGGGTGGGGTGCTGGTGTTGAGGACCGAGCTGGTCAGCCTCGGCCTGAGCTGACAACTGCTGCTGATTTTGGGCCCCACTTCACTCCTAACCATGACCCACCCATGACTCTCGTCAAACTTGACCCCCTAGCCAAATACTTGGCCCAGACCAGACTGAGTCAACTCTGACCTTGACCTCAACTCCCAGTCCTGCCCCACCAGACTCTGACCACTCTGCTGAGGCTGGATGAAGACCCCTAGGCCAAGCTCAGGGGATTCAGTGTGGGTTGCCATGTCTCTGGTGCCCCCACTCCTGGATGAGGACCCTGAGCAGGGGGAGATGCAGTGTCCCCAGACACGGTGGCCACACTGACCTGTGTCCCTCTTGAACTGTGAGGAAACCAACTTGGCCTTGGCCTCGAGGAAGCAGGTGACAAAGCGCCTGGCATCATGCTGGCTGAGCTGCCCCTCCCGGCACATGGCCACCATGCTGCCGAAGAAGTCCAGGCCCACGGCCTGGAGGGATGGGCCTGGAGAATCCACACCCTAGGGAGGGCCACCAGAGCCAcccgtcccctcctccctcccctcagacaGAAACTCTGTGATGGAGAGTGACCAGGGACACGACTTGGGCATCAGAATGTCTGTACAGCCGACCCGCAGGCCTAGACGGGCTGATGGAAGGTCGGCTGGAGCCCCTACCCTGCCCCAAGGTGCTGCCCTACCTCCTGCACCTGCATCCACAGGCCAGGGCTGATATAGGTGGCCAGAGGTCCCagagcctgcagcccctccaggtTCCAGGAGCCAGGGGGCCTGACGTGCAAAGGGGGGCTCTGTATCAGGTCTGAGTACAGTTCCCAGGGCCTGCCCAGCAGAGATTCTTCCACCCCAGGCCTCTGGGGAGGGGGACTGCGGGGCCCAGCAGGTGGGGACAGCACCCCAAACCCATACACTGTAGGCAGCAGGGTCAGGGTGGGATGTGAGCTGGGTCAGAGGCTGGAGGTCAGTGGGGCTGTGGACACCAGTCTCCAGGCTGCCTCCTCTCTCATCTCAAGGAGGGGAGGCCTGGGCAGAAGGGACGGGCCCCCACCCACCCGAGCTTGGTCCTGCCACTGGCCAGCAGCCTGTTGAGGGCGAACTGCTGGGTGGCTGTCAGCCGGGGGCAGCGCAGCAGGTTCTGCAGCACACGGGGGTCTGCGGCCATGATGCTTGATGCGTCCATGTCACACACCAGGACCCCGAGGAGCAGCAGGTCAGAGGCACT is a window of Vicugna pacos chromosome 18, VicPac4, whole genome shotgun sequence DNA encoding:
- the LOC102530099 gene encoding mesothelin-like protein: MGPRAGALVSPGLALLVSLTAHCSPPNTKGASQGGLDASSANLWASANTSLLQGFWCQPASQLSRDQLAALIRRMALQQVPLRAWQLSCLANLAARQGLQRDFELHPPDLLLFYDLTQVREANCRAFIHRAAQGDTELLANLPDQRAALQHRALACLGGPRPRLSASDLLLLGVLVCDMDASSIMAADPRVLQNLLRCPRLTATQQFALNRLLASGRTKLGPPGSWNLEGLQALGPLATYISPGLWMQVQEAVGLDFFGSMVAMCREGQLSQHDARRFVTCFLEAKAKLVSSQFKRDTGRTCIRGDITAATLQDNLFLVRYDCSQLESCLGNRVLRANLDPLLQHPLPAECQQVVKTKLAQVYPGGIPEEQLQLIPSLVYLYSHGEIGRWHITSRDTVVALLAPDGALENQTEAILQKFLDHNGTVTGALLVAIGGSRLCWMSPRQIQAIQPSEFRLAGTLDISSCPQSRKNVLYAKAREAFSSTRTAAAYYRLMRPYLGGAPVEELRHLAQANVSMDIDTFTNLNPRVLQSLSVGNVTTLLGQNVGDLQKARSHPTISSWLRSLNQSALGELGLDTDPTGPTGPAHSTTGTPSTTPWMPQLAPTSDQPGSDAPSSGSPPAHLGYLLLAIALPSGLLWLLYWGTLEPSWDHSWGICTIASEGNEERGLAKGLILLMDLNKG